The proteins below are encoded in one region of Zootoca vivipara chromosome 10, rZooViv1.1, whole genome shotgun sequence:
- the LOC118078969 gene encoding endonuclease domain-containing 1 protein-like: protein MLLPFLLYGAAHFLAGAKGEVVQDFKNCLEFFLDKMPPGESLTPPREAKICQFYKNAYRFATMYDREKRIPIYSAYKCQPGKGHRYQGWMIEPQLVDPTLGKGMEDERETNVAAAGIKKSQATFDDYAQALSIEKGHLNPVSHQPDEDSRAATSTLTNIVPQFSKLNEDAWADHESLIKKEAQACRDMYVLVGAVPGDEYISDLRVNKPSHIWSAACCVLDNQHRKSWAALAKNSENEVKGYSLETLQKILAELYGKKKVDLFNGSCN, encoded by the exons ATGTTGCTGCCTTTCCTCCTCTACGGGGCTGCACATTTTCTCGCAGGCGCAAAGGGAGAGGTGGTCCAGGATTTCAAAAACTGCCTCGAGTTCTTCTTGGACAAGATGCCCCCCGGAGAGTCTCTGACGCCGCCCAGGGAAGCCAAAATCTGTCAATTCTACAAGAATGCCTATCGCTTTGCCACGATGTACGACCGGGAGAAGCGGATTCCCATCTACTCGGCTTACAagtgtcaacctgggaagggacaCAGATATCAAGGGTGGATGATAGAGCCACAG CTCGTAGATCCCACTTTGGGGAAGGGAATGGAAGACGAGCGTGAAACCAACGTTGCTGCCGCAGGGATCAAGAAGAGCCAAGCCACTTTCGACGATTATGCGCAGGCCTTGAGCATTGAAAAGGGGCACTTGAACCCAGTGAGCCATCAACCGGACGAAGACAGCAGAGCGGCCACTTCCACTTTGACCAATATTGTGCCCCAGTTTAGCAAGCTCAACGAAGACGCCTGGGCCGACCACGAGAGTCTCATCAAGAAAGAAGCCCAGGCTTGCCGTGATATGTACGTCCTCGTGGGAGCTGTGCCCGGGGATGAGTATATCTCGGACCTCAGGGTCAATAAGCCTAGCCACATCTGGTCGGCAGCTTGCTGTGTGCTTGATAACCAGCACAGAAAATCCTGGGCTGCCCTTGCGAAAAACAGTGAGAATGAAGTAAAGGGATACAGTTTGGAGACCCTACAGAAAATCCTAGCTGAGCTTTATGGGAAGAAGAAAGTGGATCTTTTCAATGGTTCCTGTAACTAG